The sequence CCGATCCAGGGCATCAACGAACGCAGGCGGGCGCCGGTCTTTTCGATCGGATGCTTGGCCCCTTTTTTCAGCAGCGAGTTGTACTTTTTATAGCCGCCCTTGTATTCCTTGATCCACTTTTTGGCAAACTTGCCGCTCTGGATGTCTTTCAACGCCTCTTTCATGTGCTTCTTCACCTTGGCGTCGATGATCTTGGGGCCGACGCTGACGTCGCCCCATTTGGCGGTTTCGGAAATTGAAAAGCGCATGCCGCTGATGCCGGCTTCATTCATCAGGTCCACGATCAGCTTCAGCTCATGGAGGCATTCAAAATAAGCCATCTCGGGGGAATAACCGGCCTCCACGAGGGTCTCAAAGCCTGCCTGGACCAGCGCGCTGCAACCGCCGCAAAGCACGGTCTGCTCGCCGAAAAGATCGGTCTCGGTTTCCTCCTTGAATGTGGTTTCCAACACGCCCGCGCGGGTGCCGCCGATGCCCTTGGCCCAGGCCAGGGCGATTTGTTTGGCGTCCTTGCCA is a genomic window of Candidatus Methylacidiphilales bacterium containing:
- the ilvC gene encoding ketol-acid reductoisomerase; the protein is MPAKVYTDKDADLKYLNNKTVAVLGFGSQGHAHALNLKESGVNVIIGLYKESKSIPVAQAKGFEVLETAEAVKRADVIMVAIPDTKQPSAYERDIAPNLTKGKTLLFSHGFSIHFKTIVPPKNINVIMVAPKGPGHIVRRQFTEGKGVPSLIAIYQNPGKDAKQIALAWAKGIGGTRAGVLETTFKEETETDLFGEQTVLCGGCSALVQAGFETLVEAGYSPEMAYFECLHELKLIVDLMNEAGISGMRFSISETAKWGDVSVGPKIIDAKVKKHMKEALKDIQSGKFAKKWIKEYKGGYKKYNSLLKKGAKHPIEKTGARLRSLMPWIGKKNISGAQAAY